One genomic window of Niveibacterium sp. SC-1 includes the following:
- a CDS encoding ATP-dependent Clp protease proteolytic subunit, with amino-acid sequence MQRLDQSDSPAEPQERPSNIADRLTFKARFVLIFGEITQQLARATCERLIALAEESDAPINVLISSPGGHVESGDAIHDVIRFIRAPVTTMGTGWVASAGTHIYLAPPKERRVCTPNTRFMIHQPAGGMGGQASDIAIQAKEILRTRERIARVIARETGQPLEKVMLDVERDFWLSAEEAIEYGITSRIVNSHTDLA; translated from the coding sequence GTGCAGCGCCTCGATCAATCCGACTCTCCGGCCGAACCGCAAGAACGCCCGAGCAATATCGCCGACCGCCTGACCTTCAAGGCGCGCTTCGTGCTGATCTTCGGCGAGATTACCCAGCAGCTCGCCCGTGCGACCTGCGAACGCCTGATCGCGCTGGCCGAAGAATCCGATGCGCCGATCAACGTGCTCATCTCCTCGCCGGGCGGCCATGTCGAATCCGGCGACGCGATCCATGACGTGATCCGCTTCATCCGCGCCCCGGTGACCACCATGGGCACCGGCTGGGTGGCGAGTGCCGGCACGCACATCTACCTGGCCCCGCCCAAGGAGCGTCGCGTCTGCACGCCCAACACCCGCTTCATGATCCATCAGCCCGCGGGCGGCATGGGCGGCCAGGCCAGCGACATCGCGATCCAGGCCAAGGAGATCCTGCGTACGCGCGAGCGCATCGCCCGCGTGATTGCCCGCGAGACCGGCCAGCCGCTGGAAAAGGTGATGCTCGACGTCGAGCGCGACTTCTGGCTCAGCGCCGAAGAGGCGATCGAATACGGCATCACCTCGCGCATCGTCAATTCGCACACCGACCTGGCCTGA
- a CDS encoding potassium channel family protein, producing the protein MDPRTVRRRFARGLLYEMQVVWPIVSGLLVLIVGLGVVVGIREGWDIGDAIYFAFITGLTIGYGDFVPHTALTRILAVCIGLCGFLLTALIAAVTVAALTRARSEETP; encoded by the coding sequence ATGGACCCACGAACCGTGCGCCGACGCTTCGCCCGCGGGCTGCTCTACGAAATGCAGGTAGTCTGGCCCATCGTCTCCGGCCTGCTCGTGCTCATCGTCGGGCTGGGCGTAGTGGTCGGGATCCGCGAAGGCTGGGACATCGGCGACGCCATCTACTTCGCCTTCATCACCGGCCTGACCATCGGTTACGGAGACTTCGTCCCCCACACGGCGCTGACCCGGATCCTCGCGGTCTGCATCGGTCTTTGCGGCTTCCTCCTGACGGCACTGATTGCTGCCGTCACCGTGGCCGCACTGACCCGCGCCCGCTCCGAGGAGACGCCCTGA
- a CDS encoding EAL domain-containing protein — translation MPKRSATLVTLVAVILAITVPTLLAIYMARREAVEGEKSRAMAYAREVLHRSDTTAEQIDNGIKILAAEAQRSGPCSDASLSLMRRIDVASSYIQAIGHVSGTQLTCSSIGRESFGLELGPPDLLHPGGVKLRTHVQLPFAAGTDFIVVERDGFAAVIHKALPIDIANVEPDFSIAVLSSVNGAVLTARGSLDPAWLQRLGKAKAVSFLDGDHVVAVAASQRFETTAVAALPLTRLRERTRSAILVLAPVGIAAGLLLAFIVTRLMRSQQAMPAILRNALKRQEFFMLYQPIVDLRDGRIVGAEALIRWQRPNGETIRPDLFIPVAEESGLIQRITARVCELIANDAAGLFKRYPDFHLSINLSPADMHSPETLGLLRKLAAETSAGPGNLIVEATERGFIRNDIAQEITRQMRVEGFCVAIDDFGTGYSSLSYLETFKLDYLKIDKSFVDTLGTDAATSHVVPHIVGMAKSLQLQMVAEGVESESQARYLREQGVQLAQGWLFGRPQPISDLLLLLQGREQGNSAGDLPGTQP, via the coding sequence ATGCCAAAACGCTCTGCAACGCTGGTGACGCTTGTCGCGGTCATCCTCGCTATCACGGTTCCCACATTGCTCGCCATCTACATGGCGCGCCGGGAGGCCGTAGAAGGCGAGAAGAGCCGCGCCATGGCGTATGCGCGCGAGGTCCTGCACCGGTCTGACACTACGGCCGAGCAGATCGACAACGGCATCAAGATCCTGGCCGCGGAGGCCCAGCGCTCCGGTCCTTGTTCGGATGCCAGCCTCTCGCTGATGCGACGCATCGACGTGGCATCGAGCTACATCCAGGCGATCGGGCACGTCTCCGGCACTCAATTGACCTGCTCCTCCATCGGCCGGGAGAGCTTCGGCCTGGAACTGGGTCCGCCCGATCTGCTTCATCCGGGCGGCGTGAAGCTGCGCACGCATGTCCAGTTGCCCTTCGCCGCGGGAACTGACTTCATCGTGGTCGAGCGTGACGGCTTCGCGGCCGTCATCCACAAGGCCCTGCCTATCGACATTGCCAACGTCGAACCCGACTTCTCGATCGCCGTGCTCTCAAGCGTGAACGGCGCTGTCCTCACCGCGCGCGGCAGCCTTGATCCCGCCTGGTTGCAGCGCCTGGGCAAGGCCAAGGCTGTCTCCTTCCTCGACGGCGATCACGTGGTCGCCGTGGCGGCCTCCCAGCGCTTCGAGACGACGGCGGTCGCCGCGCTGCCCCTCACACGACTGCGCGAACGCACCCGCTCCGCGATTCTCGTGCTCGCACCGGTAGGTATCGCGGCCGGGCTGCTCCTGGCCTTCATCGTGACGCGCCTCATGCGCTCGCAGCAGGCGATGCCGGCCATCCTGCGCAATGCGCTCAAGCGGCAGGAGTTCTTCATGCTCTACCAGCCCATCGTCGATCTGCGCGACGGGCGCATCGTCGGCGCCGAGGCGCTGATCCGCTGGCAGCGCCCCAACGGCGAGACGATCCGCCCCGACCTCTTCATCCCGGTCGCCGAAGAATCCGGCCTGATCCAGCGGATCACCGCGCGGGTGTGCGAACTGATCGCCAACGACGCGGCCGGCCTCTTCAAGCGCTACCCGGACTTTCACCTGAGCATCAACCTCTCGCCGGCCGACATGCACTCGCCAGAGACCCTGGGCTTGCTGCGCAAGCTCGCCGCCGAGACTTCTGCCGGCCCCGGCAACCTGATCGTGGAAGCCACCGAACGCGGCTTCATCCGCAACGACATTGCGCAGGAGATCACCCGGCAGATGCGCGTCGAAGGCTTCTGCGTGGCGATCGATGATTTCGGCACCGGCTACTCCAGCCTCTCCTACCTCGAGACCTTCAAGCTCGACTACCTGAAGATCGACAAGTCCTTCGTCGACACCCTGGGCACGGATGCGGCAACCAGCCATGTGGTGCCGCACATCGTCGGCATGGCGAAATCGCTCCAGCTGCAGATGGTGGCCGAAGGCGTGGAGAGCGAGTCGCAGGCGCGCTATCTGCGCGAGCAGGGCGTGCAGCTCGCGCAGGGCTGGCTCTTCGGACGACCGCAGCCGATTTCGGACCTGCTGCTTCTGCTGCAAGGGCGCGAACAGGGCAACAGCGCCGGCGACCTGCCCGGCACCCAGCCGTAG
- a CDS encoding cupin domain-containing protein — MFESRRLPAQADEYAPDGSEVRRLLRVAGGSMAHFRLAPGQTSSAVMHRSVEEIWYVLEGRGEIWRSQDGAAEIVALEPGLCLTIPLGTCFQFRAAPDEPVSLVAVTLPPWPGDDEAIPVAGAW, encoded by the coding sequence ATGTTCGAATCCCGGCGGCTCCCGGCACAAGCCGACGAATACGCGCCCGACGGCTCCGAAGTGCGGCGCCTTTTGCGAGTTGCCGGGGGCAGCATGGCGCACTTCCGCCTTGCGCCGGGCCAGACATCGTCCGCCGTCATGCACCGCAGCGTGGAAGAGATCTGGTACGTGCTGGAAGGGCGCGGCGAGATCTGGCGGAGCCAGGATGGCGCGGCGGAGATCGTCGCGCTGGAGCCAGGCCTGTGCCTGACGATCCCGTTGGGCACCTGCTTCCAGTTCCGCGCCGCGCCGGATGAGCCGGTCTCCCTGGTTGCCGTAACCCTGCCGCCATGGCCGGGGGATGATGAGGCGATTCCCGTCGCAGGGGCCTGGTAA
- a CDS encoding PilZ domain-containing protein codes for MQERERRSGVRVPINCEAVIVPAAPQTRRPAICIDLGVGGMTLHTQYVPRPDEIFDVLVKPPQSPLESPMMHARVQVRRCQAIPGSSKFMLGVKIIEIVR; via the coding sequence ATGCAAGAGCGCGAGCGCCGCAGCGGCGTAAGAGTCCCCATCAACTGCGAAGCGGTCATCGTTCCGGCAGCCCCCCAAACACGTCGTCCGGCGATCTGCATCGACCTGGGCGTCGGCGGCATGACGCTGCACACGCAATACGTGCCGCGCCCTGACGAGATCTTCGACGTGCTGGTGAAGCCGCCGCAGAGCCCGCTGGAGTCGCCGATGATGCATGCGCGGGTGCAGGTCCGCCGTTGCCAGGCGATCCCGGGTTCTTCGAAGTTCATGCTGGGCGTGAAGATCATCGAGATCGTGCGCTAG
- a CDS encoding ABC transporter ATP-binding protein has protein sequence MSKPLVQIQNVAMSFDTKSGPFTALTGINLNIAEGEFVSLIGHSGCGKSTLLNLIAGLTLPTSGGLICAGREIAGPGPERAVVFQNHSLLPWLTCFENVFLAVERVFATKEGKDKLKKRTAAALEMVHMDHAMHKYPHEISGGMKQRVGIARAFAMEPKILLMDEPFGALDALTRASLQDELIGVMGKTGATVVMVTHDVDEAVLLSDRVVMMTNGPAATIGEILAVNLPKPRNRLALAHDAAFVDARAAILEFLYQKQMKKAA, from the coding sequence ATGAGCAAACCTCTCGTCCAGATCCAGAACGTGGCCATGAGCTTCGACACGAAGAGTGGCCCCTTCACCGCACTCACCGGCATCAACCTCAACATCGCCGAAGGGGAGTTCGTCTCCCTGATCGGGCACTCGGGTTGCGGCAAGAGCACGCTGCTCAACCTGATCGCCGGGCTGACGCTGCCGACCTCCGGTGGCCTGATCTGCGCCGGCCGCGAGATCGCCGGGCCCGGCCCGGAGCGCGCGGTGGTGTTCCAGAACCACTCGCTGCTGCCCTGGCTTACCTGCTTCGAAAATGTCTTCCTCGCCGTGGAGCGCGTCTTCGCCACCAAGGAAGGCAAGGACAAGCTCAAGAAACGAACGGCGGCGGCGCTGGAGATGGTTCACATGGACCACGCGATGCACAAGTATCCGCACGAGATCTCCGGCGGCATGAAGCAGCGCGTGGGCATCGCCCGCGCCTTCGCGATGGAGCCGAAGATCCTCCTGATGGACGAGCCCTTTGGCGCGCTCGATGCGCTGACCCGGGCAAGCCTGCAGGACGAACTGATCGGCGTGATGGGCAAGACCGGCGCCACCGTGGTCATGGTCACCCACGACGTGGATGAGGCGGTGCTGCTCTCCGATCGCGTGGTGATGATGACCAACGGGCCGGCTGCGACCATCGGCGAGATCCTCGCCGTGAATCTGCCCAAGCCCCGCAACCGGCTTGCCCTGGCGCACGATGCGGCCTTCGTGGACGCGCGTGCCGCGATCCTCGAGTTCCTGTATCAGAAGCAGATGAAGAAGGCAGCCTAG
- the ntrB gene encoding nitrate ABC transporter permease, whose product MSTFVLTSNALDAGSGAHDANTARPAAATAAHGFDQVATEPPAVERRPPAAQPHRPLSYTLNPLIRRVLPPVLGLAMLLVVWALVAAKTQGFPGPLPTFHAAVEIFSDPFYRNGPNDQGIGWNILSSLQRVGIGFGFAALVGIPLGFAIGRFNFLNNMVDPLISLLRPVSPLAWLPIGLLVFKKADPAATWTIFICSIWPMIINTAVGVQRVPQDYLNVARVLKLSEWKVLTKILFPAVLPYMLTGIRLSIGTAWLVIVAAEMLTGGVGIGFWVWDEWNNLKVEHIVIAIFVIGIVGLLLEQALLLLAKRFSYGNA is encoded by the coding sequence ATGTCCACGTTCGTGCTGACTTCCAATGCCCTCGATGCCGGCAGCGGTGCCCATGACGCCAATACCGCCAGGCCTGCTGCCGCAACCGCTGCGCACGGGTTCGATCAGGTTGCCACCGAGCCGCCCGCGGTCGAACGGCGCCCGCCGGCCGCACAGCCGCACCGGCCGCTTTCCTACACCCTGAACCCGCTCATCCGGCGTGTGCTGCCGCCGGTGCTGGGCCTCGCGATGCTGCTCGTGGTGTGGGCGCTGGTGGCCGCCAAGACGCAGGGCTTTCCCGGCCCGCTGCCGACCTTCCATGCGGCCGTCGAGATCTTCTCCGACCCGTTCTACCGCAACGGACCCAATGACCAGGGCATAGGCTGGAACATTCTTTCCTCGCTGCAGCGGGTGGGTATCGGCTTCGGCTTTGCCGCGCTGGTGGGCATTCCGCTGGGCTTCGCGATCGGCCGCTTCAACTTCCTCAACAACATGGTCGATCCGCTGATCAGCCTGCTGCGCCCGGTGAGTCCGCTCGCCTGGCTGCCGATCGGCCTGCTGGTGTTCAAGAAGGCCGACCCGGCCGCGACCTGGACGATCTTCATCTGTTCGATCTGGCCGATGATCATCAACACCGCCGTCGGCGTGCAGCGTGTGCCGCAGGACTACCTGAACGTCGCGCGCGTGCTCAAGCTCTCCGAATGGAAGGTGCTGACCAAGATCCTCTTCCCCGCGGTGCTGCCCTACATGCTGACCGGTATCCGGCTGTCGATCGGTACCGCCTGGCTGGTGATCGTTGCGGCCGAGATGCTGACCGGTGGCGTGGGCATCGGCTTCTGGGTCTGGGACGAGTGGAACAACCTCAAGGTCGAGCACATCGTCATCGCGATCTTCGTGATCGGCATCGTGGGGCTGCTGCTCGAACAGGCGCTGCTGCTGCTCGCCAAGCGCTTCTCCTACGGCAACGCCTGA
- a CDS encoding CmpA/NrtA family ABC transporter substrate-binding protein, whose amino-acid sequence MFDPKSQAEEPARRSFLRQSIAFGGAAAVSSLVPMGGAWAAGSDAPEKKEVRIGFIPLTDCASVVMAAVQKFDEKYGIKIIASKEASWAAVRDKLVNGELDAAHVLYGLVYGVHLGIGGPKKDMAVLATLNNNGQAITLANKFKDMGVTDGAGLRKAVAAKPGEYTFAQTFPTGTHAMWLYYWLAANGIDPMKDVKVITVPPPQMVANMRVGNMDGFCVGEPWNNRAIMDGIGFTAVTTQDIWTDHPEKVLGTTAEFVQKNPNTARAMTAAILEAGRWIDASLVNRRKTAETIAQKSYVNTDMDVILERMMGRYQNGLGKTWDDKNHMKFFNDGAVNFPYVSDGMWFLTQHRRWNLLKQDVDYLAMAKAINRVDVYQQAATAAKVSLPKSDMRTSKLIDGVVWDGKDPKKYAGSFAIRA is encoded by the coding sequence ATGTTCGATCCCAAGTCCCAAGCCGAAGAGCCCGCTCGCCGGAGCTTCCTGCGTCAAAGCATCGCCTTCGGTGGAGCGGCGGCCGTGAGCAGCCTCGTTCCCATGGGCGGCGCCTGGGCCGCAGGTTCCGACGCGCCGGAAAAGAAGGAAGTGCGCATCGGCTTCATCCCGCTGACCGACTGCGCCTCCGTGGTGATGGCCGCCGTGCAGAAGTTCGACGAGAAGTACGGCATCAAGATCATCGCCTCCAAGGAAGCCTCCTGGGCCGCGGTGCGCGACAAGCTGGTCAATGGCGAACTGGACGCGGCCCACGTGCTCTACGGCCTGGTGTACGGCGTGCATCTGGGCATCGGCGGTCCCAAGAAGGACATGGCGGTGCTGGCCACGCTCAACAACAACGGCCAGGCGATCACGCTCGCCAACAAGTTCAAGGACATGGGCGTCACCGACGGCGCCGGCCTCAGGAAGGCCGTGGCGGCCAAGCCGGGCGAATACACCTTCGCCCAGACCTTCCCGACCGGCACGCATGCGATGTGGCTCTACTACTGGCTGGCGGCCAACGGCATCGACCCGATGAAGGATGTGAAAGTCATCACCGTTCCGCCGCCGCAGATGGTCGCCAACATGCGCGTGGGCAACATGGACGGCTTCTGCGTGGGCGAGCCCTGGAACAACCGCGCGATCATGGACGGCATTGGCTTTACCGCCGTCACGACCCAGGACATCTGGACCGATCACCCCGAAAAGGTACTGGGCACCACCGCAGAGTTCGTGCAGAAGAACCCGAACACCGCGCGCGCCATGACCGCCGCGATCCTGGAGGCCGGCCGCTGGATCGACGCTTCGCTGGTCAACCGCCGCAAGACGGCCGAGACCATCGCGCAGAAGTCCTATGTCAACACCGATATGGACGTGATCCTCGAACGCATGATGGGCCGCTACCAGAACGGCCTGGGCAAGACCTGGGACGACAAGAACCACATGAAATTCTTCAACGACGGGGCGGTGAATTTCCCCTACGTCTCGGACGGCATGTGGTTCCTCACCCAGCACCGCCGCTGGAATCTCCTCAAGCAGGACGTCGACTACCTGGCCATGGCCAAGGCGATCAACCGCGTCGATGTCTATCAGCAGGCCGCTACGGCCGCCAAGGTCAGCCTGCCCAAGAGCGACATGCGCACGTCGAAGTTGATCGATGGCGTGGTCTGGGACGGCAAGGATCCCAAGAAGTACGCCGGTTCCTTCGCGATCCGCGCCTAG
- a CDS encoding ANTAR domain-containing protein gives MHRMLRVLIVDESRERALDLCQGVADAGHMVAAVLADASDLADRVTELQPDLVLINTDAPSRDTLEHLATLDRDFPRPVVMFADQGDEDVIRRAMKAGVAAYVVDGLASARIEPIMKVAVARFEAYRELRRERDDAERRLTERIAVDKAKGVLMQARGLSEDAAYHALRKLAMERGRRIGEVAQDVLDSAKLLMG, from the coding sequence ATGCATCGAATGCTTCGCGTCCTGATCGTTGATGAATCCCGAGAGCGCGCCCTGGATCTGTGCCAGGGCGTGGCTGATGCCGGACACATGGTGGCGGCCGTACTCGCCGACGCCAGTGACCTGGCCGACCGCGTGACTGAGCTGCAACCCGACCTCGTCCTCATCAATACCGACGCGCCCAGCCGCGACACCCTCGAACACCTGGCCACGCTGGATCGGGATTTCCCGCGGCCGGTGGTGATGTTTGCCGACCAGGGCGATGAGGATGTCATCCGCCGCGCGATGAAGGCGGGGGTCGCGGCCTATGTGGTCGACGGCCTGGCGTCGGCGCGCATCGAACCGATCATGAAGGTCGCTGTGGCGCGCTTCGAGGCCTATCGGGAATTGCGCCGCGAGCGCGATGACGCGGAACGCCGGCTCACCGAGCGGATCGCCGTGGACAAGGCCAAGGGCGTGCTGATGCAGGCGCGTGGGCTCTCGGAGGATGCGGCGTACCACGCCCTGCGCAAGCTCGCGATGGAGCGCGGCCGACGCATCGGCGAAGTGGCGCAGGACGTCCTCGATTCGGCCAAGCTCTTGATGGGCTGA